ACGCTTTTATTTCATCCATCATGTCATTATCGACATGCAAGCGGCCTGCAGTGTCAACAAGCAAAACATCCATAAATTGTTTTTTTGCCTCGGCACGCGCGCGCTCAACAATATCAACCGGATTTTCGTTGGCATTGGAGGGTGAAAACTTAACGTCTACTTGCTGCGCGAGGGTTTCAAGCTGTTTAATAGCCGCTGGACGGTATATATCTGCAGATACCACCATGACTTTTTTCTTTTCACGTTCTTTTAACCAGCGAGCTAGCTTGGCCACAGAGGTGGTTTTACCCGCCCCTTGCAAACCAGCCACCATAATAACGGCTGGCGGTTCGACCTTAAAGTTGAGTGGCTGAACTTCTAACCCCATAGTCTCAGTTAGTTGTTCACGCACAATTTTAATGAAAGTCTGACCGGGGTTGAGTGACAAGGATACTTCTTGGCCCAAAGCACGTTCCTGTACTTTGGCAATAAACCCTTTAACAACCGGCAAAGCCACATCCGCCTCTAATAAAGCGCGTCGCACATCTCTAAGTGCTTCTTTAATGTTTTCTTCGGTTAAACGTCCTTGACCGCGCAAGGCCTTCATTGTCTTGGCTAATCGATCGGATAAATTCTCAAACATGACCATCTCTCAATTGATTTAAAATTTGTTCTTCTATAAACTTTTAATTTCGCTATTATAGCGGATAACAACTTTACTCACATCCCAAGGAAAATGAATGATTAGTAGCCTTAGTGCTTTGATGGCCAGCTTACTCTATTTAATGAGCACTTATTATTTAACGCGCTGCATTAGAAATACGGAAACAGCAGGCTTTTCTATGCGTGTACCGATTTTGGTGAGTGCTGCTTTTGGCTTGGTTCTTCATACCATTTCTCTAACCCTTACTTTATTTAGCCCTGAAGGGATGGTATTCAGTTTTGGCAACGGCTTGTCACTTATAGGCTGGATTGGCGTTTTTTCTTTATTAATTATTAGTTTAAATAAACCTACAGAAAGCTTGGGGGTCTTTATCTTCCCACTAGCCGCATCGGTAACCCTGCTACCTTTAATTATTGGCACTCCTCACACCATTGAATACAGTCTGGGGTTTCATGTTGTTATCTCCATTTTTGCTTACAGTGTATTAGGCTTAGCCACCGCCCAGGCCATTTTATTTGCTATTCAAGAAAAGCGTTTTCAAAAACGTAAACTGACCAATCTCATTCGTGCCCTGCCTCCTTTGCAAGTTATGGAGAAAACCCTAATTCAACTTGTCATGCTCGGATTTATCATTTTGTCGGTTGCTATTTTAAGCGGTGCTTATTTTATTGATAACTTTTTTGATCAAAAACTAGCTCATAAGACCTTCTTTTCTATCTTGGCTTGGATAACCTATGCGCTTTTTTTAGCTGGCCATTTCCAATTTGGCTGGCGTGGACAAAAAGCAGCACGTTACACGATTTGGGCTTATAGTTTTCTTGCTATAAGTTATATTGGCACTCAAGGGGTTTTATTGGTAATGAGTGTTTTTTAAATAGATTTTGCTATAATTTTTTTTCGTTGATAATTTAATGGATCTATTTTGAACGACATACCGATTTTGTTCTTGTTTCTTACTCTGTTTCTTATGGTGTTATTATCTGGCTTTTTTTCGAGTTCTGAAACTAGCTTAATGGCCCTCAACCGGTATCGCCTTAAGCACAAGGCCAATGCGGGGAATAAAGCAGCTATTAAAGCACTCAGACTTCTAGAAAAACCGGATCGTCTTCTGGGCGTGATTCTAATGGGTAATAACTTTGTCAATATTTTTGCTTCTTCCATTGCGACAATCATTGCGATTCGATTGTTGGGAGAAGCGGGTATCGCCATTGCGGCTGGCTTGCTGACATTGATTATTTTGATTTTTTCCGAGGTCGCACCTAAAACTGTTGCAGCGCTTTATCCTGAAAAAATTGCGTTTCGTGCCGTTTACATTCTTGAACCCCTGCTTATGCTGTTCTCATCGATTGTTTGGTTTGTAAATATTGTGGCGAACAACTTTTTAAAGTTATTCAATGTTGATGTAGCCAAAACAAAACAGGATCACTCACTAAGCCAAGAAGAACTCCAAACACTCATCGATGAAGCGACGGGGCAACTCCCCAAACAATACCGTGATATGTTAACGAGCATTTTACGCTTGGAAAGTGTCACGGTTGAAGACGTGATGATTCCGAAACAAGAAATTTACGCGGTAGATGTTGATCAACCTTTTGATGAGTTTTTAAAATGTTTGCAACACTCACCCTATACGCGCATTCCTCTTTTTCGGGGTAACTTAGATGATGACTTTGTTGGCATTCTCAATCTTCGCCGTGCGTTACCTGTTTTAATGCGCAATGAAATTGCACTCAAAGACATTATTAAAATGAGCCGTCCGGCCTACTACGTCCCTGAAACAACACCGTTGAGCAAGCAGCTAGGTAACTTTAATAAAAATAAACGCAGAATGGCGTTAATCGTTGATGAATACGGTGACCTTCAGGGCCTGTTAACTGTTGAAGACCTACTTGAAGAAATCGTTGGCAAACTGTCTACCGATGCGCGTGCTAAAGAAATTGACACTATTGCTATTCATGCTGATGGCTCGATGACCATTGATGCCGCTGAGTTTATCCGTGACTTAAATAAAGAATACCTATTGGACTTACCTACGGATGGCCCTAAAACCTTAAATGGCTTAGTACAAGAACAGTTAGAAACCTTACCTCCGGTTGGCACCTGTATTAAAGTTGGCAACTATACACTGGAGGTTCTTGAAGTTTCACAGAACGCCATTGAAACCATTAAAATATCGCTAATCACTCCAAAGAAGACTTAACTAATGATGCATCCATTTATCAACAACCAGGCCTGGTTAACGCTTAAGTCTGGCCTCACCGAGATCGCTAAACAAGAGATCATGACACGCTTTAACAACACGGACTATGAACTAAAATCAGACGGCAGTTTATTAACCGAAGCCGATACGGCAATGCAAAAAGCCATGAAAGCATTTTTGCATCTTAACTGGCCAGAGTTTACGCTTGTCGGTGAAGAGTCAGACAAGTCTGAGCAACAGGCCGCGCTTGATGCTGAACAAGGCTGTTGGATTCTTGACCCGATTGATGGCACCACCAACTTTGCAAATGGCATCGCCTTTTTCAGTGTTTCACTGGCCCTAATGATTAAAGGTGAAGTGGTTTTGGGCTTGGTTTACGATCCAGCGCGTGATGAGCTTTTCTCTGCCCGTCTCGGTCTTGGCGCGCAGCTGAATAATCAGCCCATTAAAACTGAACAACACCTTCGAACTTTAAATCAATGTGTCGGCATTGTTGACTTTAAACGACTAGATGATGCCCTAGCCACCGCGCTAGCTATTCAAGCCCCTTATTCTTCACAACGAAGCTTTGGCTCCGTTGCGTTAGACTGGTGCTGGATTGCTGCAGGTAGGGGACAGCTATACCTGCATGGCAACCAAAGTCTCTGGGATTATGCTGCAGGTTGGTTAATTTTAAATGAGGCGGGTGGCGCTAGTATTAGCTTAGATAACCAACCTGTTTTGGTTAAAAAAATCAGTAAGCGCCCTGCTGTTGCGGCCAGTAACCTGAGCCTGCTACAAACCTGGAAAAACTGGATAGACCGACATAATAAAGAGTAAAAACACGCGGAACTAGTGCCTAGCGTCTCGAGTCCATTTCCATAGCGCACGTTTTAGTGCATGTATGTCGATAGGCTTAGTTAAGTAGTCGTCCATTCCCGCCTCTAAAACGCGCTCTTTATCTCCTGCGAGTGCGTTGGCCGTTAAAGCGATAATAGGGATCATTGATTTTTGCTTATCGGCTAGGCTCCTGATCAGTCTGGTTGCTTGCAGCCCATCTAGTTCAGGCATCTGCATATCCATTAACACCAAATCAAAATCCAATGCCGTCAGCTGCATTATGGCTTCTTTACCATTGCTTGCTAGTACAGCTTGGTGGCCTAGTTTAGCTAAAACTGCCCGAATCAACATTTGATTTGATAAGTTATCTTCTGCGACCAGTATGGTTAAAGCCTGTTGTTCGTCAAAGTTTTGTTCAAGGTTTTCGGCTTTAATTTCATGTTCCATAGCCCTTGGGGTAGGAATTTCAAACCAAAAACAACTCCCCTTACCTAACTCACTCTCAACCCCAATACGGCCTTTCATGGCTTCAACTAGCTTTTTGCAGATCGCTAAGCCTAAACCCGTACCGCCATATTTCCGGGTGGTTGAGGTATCCGCTTGCATAAATTCACTAAACAATTTAGCTATATTTTGCGTGTCTATTCCTATACCGGTATCAATAATTTCAAATCGACTAGCGTCAATTTGCGTTTGGCTAGGGCTGACCTTTAGGGTTACTGAACCCTGCTCAGTAAACTTAATAGAGTTGCCAATAAGATTAAGCAAAACCTGGCGAAGCCTTGCTTCATCACCCCACATAAAATTCACGGCATCTGGCGCTATTTGCAGGCTAAGATGAACGGATTTCATTTTAGCCTCAGGGGCGAGTATTGATTCGACGGTCTCTATCTGCTCTTGCAAGCTAAAAGCACAATGCTCAAGCTCCATTTGCCCTGAGTCAAGTTTATTGAAATCTAAGATATCATTAATTAAATATAACAGGTGCTCACCTGAACGTTTAATCATCTGCATTTGCAGTTTTTGCTCTTCATTCATCGCTGAATCAAGTAACAAGGATGAGGTTCCAATCACCGCATTAAGTGGCGTTCTAATCTCATGACTCATTACAGATAAAAACTCTGACTTAGCCTTGCTCGCGGCTAGAGCATCATCTTTAGCCTCGCGTAATGCTTCCTCCATTTGATAACGTTCGGTTATATCTAACTCAAACCCAAGCAACCAAGTTGAACTGGTTTGATCAAGGTTTTGGATCACTACAGGCCCGCGCCCGGACATTAAACAGTGGAGTTGATCACCAACCTTTCGCTTTTCTTCTGAGACCAAAAGCTTTCCAGCTTCGCGTGCGCGCGCATCAAGCTGTAAATTAGCCTTGGCGATTTCAGAGGTAAAAACCTCAAAATCTGTTCTACCTATGGCTTTTATGCGGTTAACGCCTGTTAAAGCTTCTGCTTGCTTGCTGAAAAACCGGAAACATCCGTGACCGTCTTTTACATAGATGCTAACGGGTAAAGCATCAAAGATCTGTTCAATTAACGATTCGCGTTGAAAAACCGTTTGCTCGGTGCGTTTTTGATCAGAAATATCACGGAATGATCCCACCAGACGTGTGGCTGGCAGGCTGGATGAACTGGTATTTGATCGCCCTGTCATCTTTAACCAGATATAGTCACCGCTCGATGCTTTAAAACGAAAATCAACATTAAGTGGCCACTGGGTTTCAAGGTGTTCATCGATTTTCTCAACAACGGCATTTAAGTCATCAGGGTGTACTCGTCCTAACAAACCGGCTTTGTTTGCCATTAACTCGGTAGCTGAAATATCACCCATTTTATAAATTAAATCTGTGTAATGAATCGTATCCGTTTGCAAATCCCAATCAAACAACGCGAGCCCCGAGGTTTCGACCGCAATCTGGCACACTGACTCTTGATATTTACTAGGAAAATCAGCAGTTTGTTGTATTGATTCATGGACAAATTGAAGAATTAAACCCTGATTATAATGATGCAACAAGCACTGGATAACCTGCACACCATCCTTGGGCAAAAGTTTAAAGCTCTTGGCTGAATTGGTTTGGACAGCAGATAACAATTGCGCTTTTAATGTTAAATCAGCGTCTATTTTATAGTCACCCCAAAGACTATAGGCCGTTTTGTTTTGCCAAACTATGTGCCAGTCTTCGCCTGTATTTTGGATAAACGCAACCGCTAAATCAGAATCAGCATACAAGTCAATAAGTGCAAAAGGAATGCTCTTCATATAATCTCAATTGGTTTTTTTATTCTATTCTATTCCAAATCTAACGATAAAGCGATTATATTAAGTCAATTCGGCCAAGGCTTGCGCTAAGTTTTTGACCCCCACAATCTCCATGCCAGGAACACCGCCTTTAGGCGTGTTTGCAAAGGGGACAATTGCGCGTTTAAAGCCATGTTTAGCTGCCTCAAATATACGCTCCTGACCACTAGGAACAGGACGAATTTCCCCCGCCAAACCCACTTCACCAAACACGACCAGATCATTGGCTAGCGGTTTATTGCGCATACTGGATAAAATCGCGATTAATAAGGCGAGATCCGCGCTGGTTTCTGTGACCTTAATACCGCCTACGACGTTAACATAGACATCTTGATCAGCCGCTTGAACACCACCATGACGATGCATAACAGCGAGCAGCATTGCTATGCGGTTTGAATCCAGACCAACACTCACTCGACGCGGACTACCATAAGGCGAGTCATCAACCAGCGCTTGTAATTCGACAAGCAATGGACGAGAGCCCTCCCAAATCACCATCACCACGGAGCCGGCCGCTGGCTCTGAGCCTCGTGATAAGAAAATAGCTGATGGATTCTTTATTTGCTTTAAACCAAGTTCAGTCATTGCAAAGACGCCTAATTCATTTACTGCGCCAAAGCGATTTTTTATCGCGCGCAGCGTTCGAAAACGGCTATCTGATTGTCCCTCTAAGAACAATACGCTGTCAACAATATGCTCCAGCACCCTTGGACCGGCCACTTCCCCAGATTTAGTGACATGTCCGACTAAAAAGATAGCAATATTATGCTGTTTGGCAAAACGAGTCAAAAATGCAGCAGACTCTCGAACCTGGGTTACGCCGCCCGCAGCAGTTCCTAAGCCAGCTAACTGCATAGTTTGAATCGAATCCACTACCATAACCTTAGGCGACTCTTGTTGAGCGAAGTTTATTATTTGCTCAACTTCTGTTTCTGCAAGCAGCCTTAATTTATCCTGGGGTAATTGCATACGCTGTGCACGCAAAACCACTTGCTGCAGAGACTCTTCACCCGTGACGTAGAGCACAGGCATTGCTTGACTTAACCCACACATGACCTGTAACAATATCGATGACTTACCCACACCTGGGTCACCACCAATGAGAACAACGGACCCAGGTACAATGCCTCCACCTAGCACGCGATCTAGCTCGCTCATGCCCGTTGTAAAACGGGGAACATCTGATAATTCTATATCTTGCGCTGATACGACTGTATTCGATCGTGTACCACTATAGCTCGCTGATGAACGAGAGGTTGCCTTTGTAGTGGCACAAAGCTTGAGTTCTTTTAATGTATTCCACTCGCCGCATTCTGCACACTGGCCTTGCCACTTAGAATGTTCACCACCACATTCAGTACAAACGAAAACTGATTTTGCTTTTGCCACCATTCACTCCAAATAAAAAAGCCCGCTGAGCGGGCTTAAATAGAAGATTAAATCTTAATGTTTAATGTCTTTCCAATACTCACGTTTGAGCAGATAGGTTAGCGTCAATAAAACCAGTAAGAAAAGAATCACTTTCCAACCTAAATCCCAGCGCTGAACTTTCGATGGCTCACCCACATAATCAAGGAAGTTTACCAAATCGGTTGTCGCTTGATCAAACTCCTGTTCCGTTGAATGACGCTTTAACCCTTCAAGCACATTAGGCATGGAGGTTCCTGCCAAGACTTTATTGTTCCACTTACCTTCCTCTTCTTCATAGTAACCACGAATAAAGGTATAAATATAATCATTACCCTTCACACGTGTTAACAAAGAAAGGTCAGGGGCTTCAATACCAAATAAATCTTGGGATACTCCTGGCTCCATTCGTGTTTTAACATAATCAACGGGTTTGGCTTGGTTGAAAGATAATTTTTCAACCGCCTGTTCATCGGTCCATCCAAGGTTTCGTGCTACGCGATTGTAACGTATGAGCTCAACGGAATGGCAAGCCATACAATAATTAGCAAATAACATAGCACCACGTTGTAAAGATTGGGTATCGCGAACATTATTATTAACCTTTTCAAGCTCAATTTTATATCCACCGGCTGCATTCACCAAGCCAAAAGGCAATACCACAAAACCTAGCACCAAACTTAATTTACGTAAGAATGTGTTCTTCATTAGGTAGTCCTCTCAGGTACTGGCTTGGTCTTTTCATTCGCCGATGTAAACGGCAGAACAATAA
The nucleotide sequence above comes from Thiomicrospira sp. R3. Encoded proteins:
- the radA gene encoding DNA repair protein RadA, translating into MAKAKSVFVCTECGGEHSKWQGQCAECGEWNTLKELKLCATTKATSRSSASYSGTRSNTVVSAQDIELSDVPRFTTGMSELDRVLGGGIVPGSVVLIGGDPGVGKSSILLQVMCGLSQAMPVLYVTGEESLQQVVLRAQRMQLPQDKLRLLAETEVEQIINFAQQESPKVMVVDSIQTMQLAGLGTAAGGVTQVRESAAFLTRFAKQHNIAIFLVGHVTKSGEVAGPRVLEHIVDSVLFLEGQSDSRFRTLRAIKNRFGAVNELGVFAMTELGLKQIKNPSAIFLSRGSEPAAGSVVMVIWEGSRPLLVELQALVDDSPYGSPRRVSVGLDSNRIAMLLAVMHRHGGVQAADQDVYVNVVGGIKVTETSADLALLIAILSSMRNKPLANDLVVFGEVGLAGEIRPVPSGQERIFEAAKHGFKRAIVPFANTPKGGVPGMEIVGVKNLAQALAELT
- a CDS encoding inositol monophosphatase — translated: MMHPFINNQAWLTLKSGLTEIAKQEIMTRFNNTDYELKSDGSLLTEADTAMQKAMKAFLHLNWPEFTLVGEESDKSEQQAALDAEQGCWILDPIDGTTNFANGIAFFSVSLALMIKGEVVLGLVYDPARDELFSARLGLGAQLNNQPIKTEQHLRTLNQCVGIVDFKRLDDALATALAIQAPYSSQRSFGSVALDWCWIAAGRGQLYLHGNQSLWDYAAGWLILNEAGGASISLDNQPVLVKKISKRPAVAASNLSLLQTWKNWIDRHNKE
- a CDS encoding PAS domain-containing hybrid sensor histidine kinase/response regulator; the protein is MKSIPFALIDLYADSDLAVAFIQNTGEDWHIVWQNKTAYSLWGDYKIDADLTLKAQLLSAVQTNSAKSFKLLPKDGVQVIQCLLHHYNQGLILQFVHESIQQTADFPSKYQESVCQIAVETSGLALFDWDLQTDTIHYTDLIYKMGDISATELMANKAGLLGRVHPDDLNAVVEKIDEHLETQWPLNVDFRFKASSGDYIWLKMTGRSNTSSSSLPATRLVGSFRDISDQKRTEQTVFQRESLIEQIFDALPVSIYVKDGHGCFRFFSKQAEALTGVNRIKAIGRTDFEVFTSEIAKANLQLDARAREAGKLLVSEEKRKVGDQLHCLMSGRGPVVIQNLDQTSSTWLLGFELDITERYQMEEALREAKDDALAASKAKSEFLSVMSHEIRTPLNAVIGTSSLLLDSAMNEEQKLQMQMIKRSGEHLLYLINDILDFNKLDSGQMELEHCAFSLQEQIETVESILAPEAKMKSVHLSLQIAPDAVNFMWGDEARLRQVLLNLIGNSIKFTEQGSVTLKVSPSQTQIDASRFEIIDTGIGIDTQNIAKLFSEFMQADTSTTRKYGGTGLGLAICKKLVEAMKGRIGVESELGKGSCFWFEIPTPRAMEHEIKAENLEQNFDEQQALTILVAEDNLSNQMLIRAVLAKLGHQAVLASNGKEAIMQLTALDFDLVLMDMQMPELDGLQATRLIRSLADKQKSMIPIIALTANALAGDKERVLEAGMDDYLTKPIDIHALKRALWKWTRDARH
- the ccsA gene encoding cytochrome c biogenesis protein CcsA; this translates as MISSLSALMASLLYLMSTYYLTRCIRNTETAGFSMRVPILVSAAFGLVLHTISLTLTLFSPEGMVFSFGNGLSLIGWIGVFSLLIISLNKPTESLGVFIFPLAASVTLLPLIIGTPHTIEYSLGFHVVISIFAYSVLGLATAQAILFAIQEKRFQKRKLTNLIRALPPLQVMEKTLIQLVMLGFIILSVAILSGAYFIDNFFDQKLAHKTFFSILAWITYALFLAGHFQFGWRGQKAARYTIWAYSFLAISYIGTQGVLLVMSVF
- a CDS encoding HlyC/CorC family transporter, with translation MVLLSGFFSSSETSLMALNRYRLKHKANAGNKAAIKALRLLEKPDRLLGVILMGNNFVNIFASSIATIIAIRLLGEAGIAIAAGLLTLIILIFSEVAPKTVAALYPEKIAFRAVYILEPLLMLFSSIVWFVNIVANNFLKLFNVDVAKTKQDHSLSQEELQTLIDEATGQLPKQYRDMLTSILRLESVTVEDVMIPKQEIYAVDVDQPFDEFLKCLQHSPYTRIPLFRGNLDDDFVGILNLRRALPVLMRNEIALKDIIKMSRPAYYVPETTPLSKQLGNFNKNKRRMALIVDEYGDLQGLLTVEDLLEEIVGKLSTDARAKEIDTIAIHADGSMTIDAAEFIRDLNKEYLLDLPTDGPKTLNGLVQEQLETLPPVGTCIKVGNYTLEVLEVSQNAIETIKISLITPKKT
- a CDS encoding cytochrome c1 codes for the protein MKNTFLRKLSLVLGFVVLPFGLVNAAGGYKIELEKVNNNVRDTQSLQRGAMLFANYCMACHSVELIRYNRVARNLGWTDEQAVEKLSFNQAKPVDYVKTRMEPGVSQDLFGIEAPDLSLLTRVKGNDYIYTFIRGYYEEEEGKWNNKVLAGTSMPNVLEGLKRHSTEQEFDQATTDLVNFLDYVGEPSKVQRWDLGWKVILFLLVLLTLTYLLKREYWKDIKH